The following proteins are encoded in a genomic region of Arachis stenosperma cultivar V10309 chromosome 4, arast.V10309.gnm1.PFL2, whole genome shotgun sequence:
- the LOC130976148 gene encoding glyoxysomal fatty acid beta-oxidation multifunctional protein MFP-a-like, translated as MGHTTLEVGADGVGIITIINPPVNSLSFDVLSSLKENFDQALHRDDVKAIVVTGAKGKFSGGFDIAGFSRIQAGKEISNPSLLSVEIITDTVEAAKKPTVAAIDGLALGGGLELAMACTTRLSTPTAQLGLPELQLGLIPGFGGTQRLPRLVGLAKALEMMLTSKAVKGEEACSLGLVDAVVSPDQLVNTARQWALDILERRRPWLCSLYRTDKIEPLGEAREILKFARDQARKRAPNLTHPLVCIDAIETGIVSGPRAGLYKEAEVFEGLVTSDTCKSLVHVFFSQRGTSKVPGVTDRGLKPRAVKRVAILGGGLMGSGIATALILSGYPVLLKEVNQKFLDAGLNRVKANLQSRVKKGKMTRAKFEKTLSLLKGTLDYENFKDVDLVIEAVIEKVDLKQQIFADLEKFCPPHCILASNTSTIDLNLIGNRTKSQDRIVGAHFFSPAHIMPLLEIVRTEHTSAQIIVDLLDVGRKIKKTPVVVGNCTGFAVNRMFFPYTQAAFLLVDHGVDVYQIDKAITKFGMPMGPFRLVDLVGFGVGVATAMQFIENFPERTYKSMLLPLMIEDKRAGETTGKGFYLYDDRRKARPDPELKNYVEKSRSITGVTVDPKLAKLPEKDIIEMTFFPVVNEACRVLDEGIAVKASDLDISSVMGMGFPPYRGGIMFWADSLGSKYIYTRLEEWSKLYGEFFKPCPYLAARAAKGIPLSDSVEQGKSRL; from the exons ATGGGTCACACAACCTTGGAAGTTGGAGCTGATGGGGTTggcatcatcaccatcatcaatccCCCTGTTAATTCTCTCTCCTTTGATGTGTTGAGCAGTTTAAAGGAGAATTTTGATCAGGCTTTACACAGAGATGATGTCAAGGCAATTGTTGTTACAG GTGCAAAGGGCAAATTTTCTGGTGGTTTTGATATTGCTGGTTTTAGTAGAATTCAAGCGGGAAAAG AGATTTCAAACCCGAGTTTGCTATCAGTTGAAATCATCACTGACACTGTGGAAG CGGCAAAGAAACCTACAGTTGCTGCCATCGATGGTCTTGCCCTGGGTGGGGGGTTAGAGCTTGCAATG GCATGCACGACTCGGTTATCAACCCCAACTGCTCAACTAGGTTTGCCCGAACTTCAGCTGGGGTTAATTCCCGGGTTTGGAG GGACGCAACGACTACCTCGTCTTGTTGGCCTGGCAAAGGCCCTTGAGATGATGCTG ACCTCAAAGGCAGTTAAGGGGGAGGAAGCTTGTAGTTTGGGGCTTGTAGATGCTGTAGTATCACCTGATCAGTTGGTGAACACTGCACGGCAATGGGCTCTGGATATCTTGGAACGCCGACGACCATGGCTTTGTAGTCTTTACAGGACTGACAAAATAGAACCCCTTGGGGAAGCAAGAGAGATATTGAAGTTTGCAAGAGATCAGGCACGAAAGCGGGCACCTAATCTGACTCACCCTTTGGTTTGCATTGATGCGATCGAGACAGGAATAGTTTCTGGTCCTCGTGCAGGACTCTATAAG GAAGCTGAAGTCTTTGAAGGGCTGGTTACTTCAGATACTTGCAAGAGCTTGGTTCACGTATTTTTCTCTCAACGAGGAACATCTAAG GTACCCGGGGTTACCGATCGCGGGTTAAAACCAAGAGCAGTAAAAAGGGTTGCAATTCTTGGTGGAGGACTGATGGGCTCCGGAATAGCAACAGCCTTAATTCTTAGTGGCTATCCTGTTCTCTTGAAAGAAGTAAATCAGAAGTTCTTGGATGCTGGTCTTAATAGGGTTAAAG CAAATTTACAAAGCCGTGTCAAGAAAGGGAAAATGACTCGGGCAAAATTTGAAAAAACCTTGTCTCTTCTCAAAGGTACCCTTGACTATGAAAACTTCAAAGATGTGGATCTGGTGATTGAG GCTGTTATTGAGAAGGTTGACTTAAAGCAACAGATCTTTGCTGACCTTGAAAAGTTTTGTCCACCTCATTGCATACTTGCAAGCAACACTTCCACAATTGACTTAAACCTGATCGGAAACAGGACCAAGTCTCAAGACCGGATTGTTGGGGCCCATTTCTTCAG CCCAGCACATATTATGCCTCTTCTGGAAATTGTACGTACCGAGCATACATCTGCCCAAATAATAGTTGATTTGCTAGATGTTGGAAGGAAGATAAAAAAAACTCCAGTGGTGGTCGGAAACTGTACTGGATTTGCTGTTAATAGGATGTTCTTCCCATACACTCAAGCAGctttcttgcttgttgatcaTGGTGTAGATGTTTACCAAATTGACAAGGCAATAACCAAATTCGGAATGCCGATGGGGCCTTTCAG ATTGGTTGACCTCGTTGGTTTTGGAGTGGGGGTTGCAACTGCCATGCAATTTATTGAGAATTTTCCTGAGAGAACTTATAAATCGATGCTTCTTCCACTTATGATAGAGGATAAGAGAGCAG GTGAAACTACTGGCAAAGGATTTTATTTGTATGATGATAGGCGCAAGGCTAGACCTGATCCGGAATTGAAAAATTATGTTGAGAAATCTAGGAGCATTACTGGTGTCACTGTTGATCCCAAG CTCGCAAAATTACCTGAAAAAGACATCATAGAGATGACCTTCTTTCCTGTGGTGAATGAGGCTTGCCGGGTCCTTGACGAAGGTATCGCAGTCAAAGCATCAGATCTTGATATTTCGTCTGTGATGGGCATGGGTTTTCCACCTTACAG GGGTGGTATCATGTTTTGGGCTGACTCTCTTGGATCCAAATATATATACACAAGATTGGAGGAGTGGTCAAAATTGTATGGAGAATTCTTCAAGCCTTGTCCCTACTTGGCTGCAAGAGCTGCCAAGGGGATCCCTCTG aGTGACTCAGTGGAGCAAGGAAAGTCACGGTTATAA